Part of the Roseobacter litoralis Och 149 genome, TATATGATTGGAAAGCGGTTGATCGAGGCGGGGAAAACGGCGGATCGCACCCTCGTTGCGGACCCATCGGCAGACCTCAAGCCGCTGTTGCAGGGGTGAGAATTATCGCAGGCCAGTTTCGCAGCGTCGCGCTTGCCAGCGTGGGCAAAGGCGACGCCGCCGCGCACCTGCGCCCAACGACGGACCGCGTGCGCGAAAGCCTGTTTAGTGTTCTTTCCCATCACGATGTGATCGACGGCGCGCGTGTGCTCGACCTGTTTGCAGGGACTGGCGCTTTGGGGCTTGAGGCCCTGTCGCGCGGGGCGGCGCATGTGAGTTTCGTGGATGATGGGCGCGTTGCGGGGCGTTTGCTGCGGGAAAATATCCGCAAATTGCGGGTTGAAGACCTGACGCAGATACACCGCTGCGATGTGCGTCAGTTGCCAGAGTGTAAATCGGCGCCCTTTGATCTGGTGTTTCTGGACCCACCCTACGGCAAGGGCCTTGGCGCGGCCGCCCTTGCACGTGCCGAGGCGGGCAACTGGCTGTCACCGGATGCGTTCGTGGTCTGGGAAGAGGCCAGCGCGATGCCGCCGCCCGCAGGATATACCGAGGTCGATCACAGGAAATACGGCGACACACATATCACCTTGTTGTCGAAAACCGCCCCATGATGTGCTAGGCTGCGATATGTTCGCAACCTCCCTGTCGCATCTTTGGTCCATGCCCGCGCGGGACACAGCCAAACCAGAACCGCCACGCAAAAGCGCCGGGCCGGTGTTTATCGGCGATGCGGTGCAGCCGTGGGGCGGTGAAACACTGTTGCTGGCCTTGCTGCGCGAAGAGGCGTCAAAGCGTATGGACGATGCTTAGCCGGATGTCGGGTGGAACCTGCCAGCAGGGGACAGCGTAAAGATC contains:
- the rsmD gene encoding 16S rRNA (guanine(966)-N(2))-methyltransferase RsmD; protein product: MRIIAGQFRSVALASVGKGDAAAHLRPTTDRVRESLFSVLSHHDVIDGARVLDLFAGTGALGLEALSRGAAHVSFVDDGRVAGRLLRENIRKLRVEDLTQIHRCDVRQLPECKSAPFDLVFLDPPYGKGLGAAALARAEAGNWLSPDAFVVWEEASAMPPPAGYTEVDHRKYGDTHITLLSKTAP